In a single window of the Olivibacter sp. SDN3 genome:
- a CDS encoding RagB/SusD family nutrient uptake outer membrane protein translates to MMNKKILIGFITLCVGIFGSCKRMLDEEIRSQVSDEYISTPEGFEDGVRAAYSTLRTFHANEMGMTLTVFGTDTYTMGSDGSYKFINEYTSQFDPRVDFVGNLWNDLYIGINTCNTVIDRSADVEGLPEEQKNVRTSELMFLRAYYYFTLVQQFGAVHLTTTGTTEATTEASRTPVAEVYQLIEDDLRTAIANLPDTQNDYGRATKPAAEHLLARVLLTRASSEAAQDSDYADAAALAEQVINNYNFRLLDDFASVFEQGTGERSEEVIWAVQYTRNAITNGANADADGTGNAAHRYFLMEYDILPGMNRNVTDGQPWKRFMPTDYTLEILFEDRVNDTRYKKSFKDVFYCSRPGTYNVNNKQVTYQLGDTAVWLPGYQLDPEVRASKNFLVIEPSNYTQRLYPTLTKFLDPERPDMNYEQGSRDFLAFRLAETCLIAAEAFMYSGNMDKAVEYINMVRARAAYNGLDEAEDETHRQAMLIDASQLTIDFILEERGRELLGEQLRWYDLVRTHQLVDRVQQYNPDGGNNIREHHVLRPIPQDQIDRTEGGTSSFPQNPGYN, encoded by the coding sequence ATGATGAATAAGAAAATATTGATAGGCTTCATAACATTATGTGTAGGAATATTTGGTTCTTGTAAACGCATGTTGGATGAAGAAATACGCTCGCAGGTGAGTGACGAATATATATCTACTCCAGAGGGATTTGAGGATGGGGTCAGAGCTGCGTATTCTACCTTACGTACCTTCCATGCTAATGAAATGGGAATGACATTAACCGTATTCGGAACAGATACCTACACGATGGGTTCTGATGGCTCTTATAAGTTTATTAACGAATATACTTCACAATTTGATCCACGTGTTGATTTTGTGGGGAACCTATGGAATGACCTTTACATTGGAATCAATACCTGTAACACGGTCATCGATCGATCTGCGGATGTTGAAGGGCTGCCAGAAGAACAAAAAAATGTAAGAACAAGCGAATTGATGTTTCTGCGCGCTTATTATTATTTTACCTTGGTACAACAGTTCGGGGCGGTGCATCTTACAACAACCGGTACGACAGAAGCTACAACGGAAGCTTCTAGAACACCTGTTGCAGAAGTTTATCAACTTATCGAAGACGACTTACGTACGGCTATAGCAAATCTTCCAGATACGCAAAACGACTATGGAAGGGCCACGAAGCCTGCCGCTGAACATTTATTGGCACGTGTTTTACTTACTAGAGCCAGCTCCGAGGCAGCTCAGGATAGTGATTACGCGGATGCGGCAGCACTGGCAGAACAGGTGATCAATAATTACAACTTCCGTCTTCTAGATGATTTTGCCTCGGTTTTTGAGCAAGGGACTGGTGAACGCAGCGAGGAAGTCATATGGGCTGTTCAGTATACTAGAAATGCTATTACAAATGGCGCCAATGCTGACGCTGATGGTACAGGAAATGCAGCACATCGGTATTTCCTCATGGAATACGACATATTGCCGGGTATGAATCGAAACGTAACGGACGGGCAGCCTTGGAAACGTTTTATGCCAACAGATTATACCCTAGAAATCCTTTTCGAAGATCGTGTTAATGACACAAGGTATAAAAAAAGCTTTAAGGATGTCTTTTATTGCAGCCGCCCGGGAACTTATAATGTCAATAATAAGCAAGTAACCTATCAATTAGGAGATACCGCTGTTTGGTTGCCTGGTTATCAGTTAGACCCTGAAGTCAGAGCTTCCAAGAATTTTTTGGTAATAGAGCCTAGTAATTATACGCAAAGATTATACCCCACATTAACAAAGTTTTTAGACCCCGAAAGGCCTGATATGAATTACGAGCAGGGGTCAAGAGACTTTTTAGCTTTCCGCTTGGCGGAGACATGTCTGATTGCAGCTGAAGCGTTTATGTATAGTGGTAATATGGACAAGGCCGTCGAATATATAAATATGGTTCGTGCCAGAGCGGCTTATAATGGTCTTGATGAGGCTGAAGATGAAACACATCGCCAAGCAATGTTAATTGACGCCAGTCAATTAACGATTGATTTCATTCTTGAAGAGCGTGGAAGAGAATTACTGGGTGAGCAGCTTCGTTGGTATGATTTGGTGAGAACGCACCAGTTGGTCGACCGAGTACAACAGTATAATCCGGATGGCGGAAACAATATTCGGGAACATCATGTGCTACGACCTATTCCGCAAGACCAGATTGACCGCACAGAAGGAGGCACTAGTAGTTTCCCGCAAAACCCCGGTTATAACTAA